GGCGGTGGGGGGCTAGCGGCCTGAGCACCCCGGCTGCACTGCGGTTCCTGGCGTGTGTGCAGAGCTGCGAGTCACAGCTCCGGCGGAGACGCCCGACAGCAGCCAGCGGCTCAGGGCGTCGGCAGGAGCTGGCACTAGCCTGGCGCTGCTTTTTCAGCTCTCGGGAagctggagctggaggtgcaGAGCCTGAGGCAGGACACAGCTGCTGAAGGGGAGCGGAAGCAGCTGGaggtggccaagctgcagcagctgATCCAGCCCCTGGAGTGCAAGCTGCAGGAGAGCCGCCGGCTGTGTGCGCAGAAGGAGCAGGTGAGCCCAGGAGACGGGGACCCAGAGGAGGGACAAGCCAGGGGCCCTGGGCCAACGCGCCTTCGCagcaggagcagctccagccTCCCCGCAGGTCGCAGGCAGCTGCGGCAGCACCTGTGgggccctggggaggggctgggccggggggcagGGTCCAGCCTGCGGGTGGCGTGGCCCCGGGGCAGTGTCTGGCAGTGCTGCGGTCTCTCTTGGCACAGCTCCTGCAGAGGAGGGATGAACAGCTCCGCCAGGCGCAGGCCGCCGTGCGGCAGGCGCGCAGTGCCctgcaggagagggggctggaggTGGAGAAGCAGCGCGCAGAGGCCAGGAGCCTGGACGTGCGCCTGCAGCAGGCCCAGCgggagagggagcagagccaGGCGGCCAGCGACCGCCTGCAGGAGGAGATCCAGCGGCTGAGACAGCGCCTGCAggacagccagcagcagcagcaggcggccGGTGAGCGAGGCAGTCGCACCCTCGGCCCCACCGGCTCCAGGCTCGCGTGGCTCGGGGAAGGCGGGCGAGACACGGTGCCTGCCTGGGGCATCCCccagagagacaccccccccccccccccccgagtcctgGCAGGTGCCGGTCCCTGCGCCACAGGCCCGGGCTGTTCCCGCTTGGAATCTGccagctgcagggtgggggagcccgcgtaccgccgccccccccccccccccgagtgagcCCCCGTACAGGGATCGCTGACCCTGGTGGATGGCAGACGGCGGAGCCTGCCCGTGCCAGGCATCTCAGAGCCCAGACACCCAGGTGATGGGCTCCAGCTGCCCATGAGGCGCAGGCCTCAGCTCAGGTCTGTGTCAAGGGCGGCGCACCGGGCACGCTCAGGAGCAGGgattctccttctccttcctgctgCCCGGCCTGGGGGGGCAGCGGCTGGGTGAGCGTGTCCCTCCCTGTCTCTGGCAGCTCAGCAGCTGGTGCAGCAGGAGGAgcggctgctgctggcccagagcAGCCTGCAGAACACGCAGGAGCAGCTGAGCGAACGCGTGGCCGAGGGGGTCCGGCTGGAGCAGGCCAGCCGCAGGCTGGAGGCCGAGCAGCGGGTGCTGCAGGAGCAGCTGTCCAGCAGCACGGATGAGGTGGAGCAGAGCAGGTTGGGAGCAGCCGGGGACCTGCCAGTGGCCCCTGGCGGAGGTGGGACGAGCCCAGCAAGGGGCACAGGATGTTGGCACCTGCCCGTGCCAGGCTCCATGACCCAGAGCAGCGCCAGGCAGCACTCAGagctctggctgtggggcagggagacccGGGGCAGAGCCACTCCGGGTGGGAAGGGGCCGGGGTTGATTTCTGTGAGCCTGGCGTGTGGGGCGTCCGGCTGGGCTCctgggcaggaggagcagaggctggagctgctctgtcTTGGGCCTCGCCCGCAGGAAGCTGCTGGAGCACCTGAAGGCGGAGCTGAGCCAGTGGCAGCAGAGGCACCAGGTggctgtgcaggaggggatgcaacAGCAGCACTCAATGGCCAAGATGGAGCTGAAACTGGGGAGCAGTCAGGAGCAGGCGAaagccctgcagcagcaggtACAGGCCGGGCGTGGCCTCCCCCTGGGGCTGCTCAGGGGGGCCTGGCCCCTGGGCGCCAGGCAGGCGAGACCGAAAGGGAGCGCCCTgcttgggtgggggcggggggacagtCGCCCGCTGGAAGTATCAGCCATGCAGGAAGCGTTGCCTCACCCCAACCAGCAGTTGCCCAGCTCCACAGCCCAtcaaccccacagccctgcccggcccagcGTCTCCTCCCTAGGCTCTCCTGCTGCCCTGGCCGCTGCCCCCTGCTCGCGTGGGGGAGAGGGCGGCCTGGCCTCgcacctgcagccccctgttCCCTTAGCTCCAGGAGCAGGAATCCACCCAGCAGGCCCTGCGGGAGGAGCTGAGCCAGCTGCAGGGCCGGGAGGACGAGCGCCAGCGGCAGCTGCGGAGAGCCCAGGAGCGGGAGCGCGTGCTGGCCAGCGAGCGCGAGGAGCTGCAGCGAGAGCTCCACAGCAGCGAACAGGCGGTGAGCCCGTGACGGGTCCCAGCAGCGCGGGAGACAAGGCCACGCTGGGGCAGTggcggtgggggggagagccggAGGCTGGCTGGGgcctgtgtgtggaggggtgagcGAGCCGGCTTGCTGACAGCCCTGCCGCTGTGCTAGCTGCGGGAGCAGGAGCAGACAAGCCGGGCCCTGCAGTGCAGCCTGGGGCAGTGCTGCGCCCAGCTGGAGAGCACCAGCAGCGGATACAGCAGCAGGCCGGCAAGGTGAGCGCCCGCCGCACTGTGCCGCACGGGCCAAAAGCCGGCCCAGGCGCTGGTGCCCAGCTGACAGCGCTGTCCTCCCCCAGGCCACGCTCCAGGAGTCGGCCCTGGCCCAGCTGCAGGTGGAGCTGGAAGCAGCTCAGGCCAGAGAGCAGCAAAGCGCCCGCGCACTGACTGCGGCCGAGGAGACCCTCCAGGCGCTGAGGCTGACGACTGCGTCCTGTCGAGAGAAGCAGAGGGAGGCGCTGGAGAAGGtagggcagagccagggcttgccagagggacccccccagctcccctgagcTGGAGCAGGGTCGGCAGCGTCAGTGCTGACCCCCaggggctggtgctgggagcactCGGGTCACAGCTCCTCGGGCTCCCCACTCTCTGTCCCCGTGCCGCGTGGTGTGCACCTGCTCCGCCTGCCGGCCCCGCCCTGGCCTCCAGCCTGCGGTCCCAGGGAGTGGGGTGTTCACACCGGCCCAGACGGGCGGGTGCCCCACACAGCCCGCCCGCGCTGCCTAGGAGCATGTTACCCTTCGGCACCCATGGGGAGCAGCCCCTCACCCCGGCCGTCAGCGACCGCGTCCCCAGCATTCCCGCTTTGGTGCCAGCTCCCTGCAGTCAGTGCTACCCCCCCCAGGCCTCAGTGCAGCTTTGGGGgcctgtgctggggcaggggttcaGTAGGGgtctcagccctcccagccagGCCTGACCCAGCGTGGCGGCTGCCTCGTGCACAGTTCTCGCTTCGGCTGGAAGGCTGTGgcctgtgctccaggctgggggatgtCAGTACAGCCCAGCTGTCTGCCCCAGGGCCTGCCGCCCCTCCAGagcgccctgcccccactgccccgTCCTGTGTGACAGCTCAGTGAGACGGCGCAGGACATGGCGGCCCTGCGGGCGGAGCTGGTGCAGACACGGGCCAGGgaagcccagctggaggaggggacGGCAGCCTGTGAGGAGCGCATGAGGCGGCTCAACGGGGAGCTGAAGAAGCTGCAGGGTTTCCAGCAGCAGCACGAGCAGGAGGTGAGTGACCCGCGCGCTGCAACCgcctccctgagccccctccacccagcccccacctgccACCTGCCGCCCCTCATCCCTGGCAGGTCCAGGCCTTCgagcagcagctgggggagcagagcagccaaGTGCAGCACTGGCAGCGGCGGTACCAGGAGAACGCGCAGGCCCTGGCGCAGCGGGACGAGGACCTGGTCGTAGTCAAGGTGGAACTGGCCTCGTTGAAAGAAAAGCTCCATGGTGCCGCTGAAGAGGTAAGTGGCTGGGGGCGGCGATGGCGTCTCACGCAGAACCCTGGGGCTGGCACAGTACAGGGCCCTGAATGCTGGCAGGGCAGATGAGGCCGTTCGCTTTGTGCAGCTCAGCCCCCTTCTgagccccaggcctggggcaACGGGGGCATGGTGCCTTCTTCCGTAGGGCTCACTGACTGGTCAGCGCCTGGGGATCTAGGGGTCGGGCCACGGGGGGACAGTGTTGTGAGCTTGACCCTCGAGGGGAGCCTTGTTCGCACCCTAACCTCATCCAGACTCATGTTCctggggagcaggcaggctgGGAGAAtcggcccagccccctgctcagaaCGTGCCCTTCCTTGGCAGAGAGACCGCTTGCAGCAGGACCTGAACGTCTTAAGGCAGAAGTTTGTGGCCTCCAGCAATGAGGTAGGCATAGCCGCCCCGTGAGTGGGTGTTTGCTGCCAGCTGTGAGCCGCTCCCCACCCGAGGGCTCAGGCAACGCGTGGCCTAGGGGCAGGTTATTCCGTAGTTGTCCCCGGTGGGCTCCTGCCCGGTTCGAGCTAGGAGCCTGGTTCAGCTGACCCCGTCTGTGTCCAGCGGCAGCTGTGCAGCGCCACGTGACCCAGCCACAggtgggcttggggggggggggggcgttcctAGCTTGGCTGCGGGGCTGGTGCTGTGTCACTTCTCTTGCAGGCAGAGGCGCTGCGCTCCTCCCTGGGGGCTGCACGCTCAGACAGCCGCCGGCTGCACCGCGAGAGCGAGCTGGTGCTGGCCAACGTCAGCCAGTGGGTGAAGGAGCAAAAGTAAGTgaaggggctggggcggagctgAAAGGAGCTGCCTTGGGAGTCCCTGCACTACTGcctagcccccccacacacacacactcccgcaTGAGCAGCCGTGGCATCGGGGTAACAAGGCATCAGGCGGCGTCCCTGCAGCCCGGCACCAGCCATGTTCCTGCCTGCGCGGCATTTCCGCCAGACGCCGGCCACCAGCCCAACAGCTGCCCCCCCCTGTGCCCATCACTGGGAGCCCCAGAGACAGGGACTCTGGCTGGGCTCCCACCACTGCATTCAGCCCAGGAACCAGCTGACCCTCCCCTCCGGCCCCGTTTCAGGCAAGCAAATGACAAACTGGGGCACAAGATCCGGGAGCAGATCAAGCACATCGCGCAGCTGACAGGCGAGAAGGAGTAAGTGGGACCAGCGCCCGGCACGCTGCAGACACCTGTCTAGACCAGGGCAGCGGGCTGTGCAGCAGCCCTAAGGGATCTgagacgggggagggagggggtcggTGGCTCTGACCCCGCCCTAGCTGTGAGTGGGGGAAGGGCGCTAGCACCCCCACTGCTTTGCTGGCTCCCACATCCTGGCCCTAGCGCCGCTCTGCTGCAGCTGCCCTGAACAGACAGAAGCAGGTGAGCCTGCCCCATCCCCCGCTGCACCCAGGGGGGGTCCTGGCAGCTGGGACCGCATCCCCATGCTGGGCGCAGAGCCCGGCCCCAGGATTACACCAGCGCCCTGCAGGCGTGGGGGGCAGCCCACGCACTACGTGCAGCATGTAAACAGAGCTGGccgtgggggcaggggagcaacCCAGTCTGAGCTaagcaacagagtcctggggcccctttaagactaacagacggattggagcatgagctttcgtgggtgaatgcccacttcgtcagacgcatgcgaacgcttatgctccaatccgtctgttagtcttagaggggccccaggactctctgttgctttttacagatccagactaacacggctacccctctgatactttacaccAGTCTGAGCTGCATCTGCCCCCTGGGCCATGGCCTGTTCTGCTCACtgtctccctgcccttccccacagccacctgcaggaggtgctggcgaGGCTGCAGCAGGAGAACAGGCACTTGAAAGGCGAAGTGGCCGAGCGGCGCATTGAGTGTGAGCGGCTGAAGGTGAGCAGGCgttagcaggggctggggggtcccTGCTGCCAAGAGCTGCTGCTGATTTTGTGTTTCTTGTCCCAGGCTCTGCAGGGCAGCGGCTTAGCTGCGCGGGCCGTGCTTCGGCAGCCATGGCCCCTGCTCCTGAGCGAGGAGTGAGGTCCCTCCCTTCTTCCAGCCTGGCACCTGCAGATTGGATCCCGCAAGGACTGTACACGGGACAGGCACGTCCTCTGCACCTACCTCAGCTACCCGTgcgggccccgggcccagccTGCACTGTGAAATAAAGCCACAGGCAGAGGCTGTCACTGAGCACATGTGGTTTGGCCACGTCGGcgggggggctgcagccccctcaGCAAACCCCGCTTGCCAGGAACGGCCCATGTATTTCAGCCATTAAAGGTGTTGCTAGTAcagcccccaacccctatccagcGTAGTCACTGGAACAGCTCTGCTCCCTCCTGCCACATCCCATCGCTGGAAGGGGTGCGGGCCAGGGACCGTGCGTAGCACCAGCCCTGAGGCagattctctcccctcccccccccccaggagaggTGCAGCGGCCAAGGCCCAGCCCGCAGCTGTGAACACCAGCCCTTGGCGCAGGCTTGCGGAGCAAACAGCCCAGCTGAGCACACTGGGATTGTGGTGGCCAAGGCCCTTGCTCTGACGCCAGGCCCCAGCGAGCAGCCGGGCCGAGCCAGCCCAGGGAGAGGATGCCGCACCGCAGGGAGCCCGGCATTTACCATTGCCTGCTGTCGTAGGAGGGCAGCGATCAAGCCAATGGGGGGCTCAAAGGTCAGCACATCCCCTTTCCCCACAGCGACAGCCGGGCTGCTGCCTGTTCTCAGCCCAGGAAGGGCACCGCTACCTCAGCCTTAGTGGAAGCCGACAGCAACTGGCCGTGCTGGGCCCTGGACTGGGGCTGCAACCCACAAAtcactggctctgggagggaaaggGACCAGAGTCGGGGGATGTGGCAGATGCAGGGCAGGGTTCTCCCCCAGCGTAGATCATTCACCTCCCCGCGAGGCTGCAGGCAGGTGTGCACTGTCTACGGTGGCGGCGCGCTGGGGAACTTGCACCAGCCCCTCTCGTAGAGCCCTGCGACGCAGGGGCAGCTGATCCAGGCCGGAGCCGTGCCAGGCGCGTGGGAGCTGGGCCTCACACATCGGTGCCCAACAGCTTGGGGCTGCTTCATGCTCACACAGCCTTGGCTCCAGTCGTGTTCGCACCTGCAAggggccctgcccccggcccagcTCCACGAAAGGCAGCAGGACAAAGCAAGGGCTGGAGGCCACCaacatttatacaaataaaattatttctCCTCTGTAGCAAACAGTGCCAAGGTGTGTgcaggtggcagggcagggcagggccccagCACCCCAGAGTCACATTTACACACAGTGGGGACAGCTCCCCGCAAGGAATCCATCAGCTCCAGGGAAG
Above is a genomic segment from Chrysemys picta bellii isolate R12L10 chromosome 14, ASM1138683v2, whole genome shotgun sequence containing:
- the PMFBP1 gene encoding polyamine-modulated factor 1-binding protein 1 isoform X1, which translates into the protein MLTRELLKAKAEVQAAEQKARRWEDTIGQLKDSLAATQVSQEAAESRAQHKEEQLQGLQRKGQSLHQELEMAQREAAQLEALLSTSQLESCSLKKELQRKDEALQRLQEQLRDSQEALQGARQGKEDVQKESETQLLQRDQVVEQQKADLVAAREELSRCAGQLAELRSDQQQQAGELAVLRERQKTAQQEVCSREQTIGKLRGDLKSAEEELARAKDEGKERAAEGSGLKGKLHQLQDDVRSLQEICREREEAMAEQTCCIQQLQHEREICIGQGQKQAMLVEQLQGELTSRERAHQTELEQLRAKLQHLQQELDICKGKNQDNLSHLQQRESTMERQSSDLEFLLQQCQTLKEEVLYYEEVVQKQERELCLQQEQLREAQEHLAMAKSKSSSTESSLDLYKKKYQAALNRAGELEGKVQSLEEELRDMSSQMRECDDTIISLCSKQLVLQQEMTSRRNQAAVEQLTQELHATQEELSRSLQHAHQREQSIQGLRERLAATQTKCLADEETLVNMQTEFASYTATHSHANVSYESQAAMAEKLQQQLSHADEERAKHSQRAEEYQCLVQDLKLELVRVAEQKNSAMKALGKLELEVQSLRQDTAAEGERKQLEVAKLQQLIQPLECKLQESRRLCAQKEQLLQRRDEQLRQAQAAVRQARSALQERGLEVEKQRAEARSLDVRLQQAQREREQSQAASDRLQEEIQRLRQRLQDSQQQQQAAAQQLVQQEERLLLAQSSLQNTQEQLSERVAEGVRLEQASRRLEAEQRVLQEQLSSSTDEVEQSRKLLEHLKAELSQWQQRHQVAVQEGMQQQHSMAKMELKLGSSQEQAKALQQQVQAGRGLPLGLLRGAWPLGARQARPKGSALLGWGRGDSRPLEVSAMQEALPHPNQQLPSSTAHQPHSPARPSVSSLGSPAALAAAPCSRGGEGGLASHLQPPVPLAPGAGIHPAGPAGGAEPAAGPGGRAPAAAAESPGAGARAGQRARGAAARAPQQRTGGHAPGVGPGPAAGGAGSSSGQRAAKRPRTDCGRGDPPGAEADDCVLSREAEGGAGEGRAEPGLARGTPPAPLSWSRVGSVSADPQGLVLGALGSQLLGLPTLCPRAAWCAPAPPAGPALASSLRSQGVGCSHRPRRAGAPHSPPALPRSMLPFGTHGEQPLTPAVSDRVPSIPALVPAPCSQCYPPQASVQLWGPVLGQGFSRGLSPPSQA